From a single Bryobacter aggregatus MPL3 genomic region:
- a CDS encoding MFS transporter, protein MKRQIFKAFEYPEFRIMWLGACTSSIGTWMQNLAQSWLVYELTKSAWYLGLDAFLGQIPIFLFSILGGVVADRKDRRKVLVVSQIIQMSCAFLLATLAYLHIVQVWHILALSFTVGTAQAFGGPAYQALVPSLVKKEDLQNAIAMNSIQFNVARVIGPTIGGVTLAKFGAVWCFGINALSFLAVIFTLTKVAPRPPAMTHKEPILESMKVGLRFIRDNSAMRSLVALAFLMTLLGVPLLTFLPVVAERVYHLGEDAYSSMLVISGIGSVVGGIFVAATSNYQKKGLLSLVALGTLGALIFGFGIAPNFYVSLVMLFCAGAALIACFGLVSSLVQAIVQDSMRGRVMSVYNVAFRGGMPFGAFAAGKAIESFGVQQVLAANGLLLMLITGIFFFTQRRLARL, encoded by the coding sequence TTGAAACGTCAGATCTTCAAGGCCTTCGAGTATCCGGAATTCCGGATCATGTGGCTTGGCGCCTGCACCTCTTCCATCGGAACCTGGATGCAGAACCTGGCCCAGAGTTGGCTTGTCTACGAACTGACGAAATCCGCTTGGTATCTCGGCCTCGACGCCTTCCTCGGACAGATTCCAATCTTTCTGTTCTCCATCCTGGGAGGCGTCGTCGCCGATCGGAAAGACCGCCGCAAAGTCCTTGTCGTCTCGCAAATCATCCAGATGAGTTGCGCCTTTCTGCTGGCGACCCTGGCTTATCTCCACATCGTCCAGGTCTGGCACATCCTGGCGCTCTCCTTCACGGTCGGAACCGCCCAGGCCTTTGGCGGCCCTGCGTACCAGGCTCTCGTTCCCTCCCTCGTCAAGAAGGAAGACCTCCAAAACGCGATCGCGATGAACTCCATCCAGTTCAACGTCGCCCGCGTCATCGGTCCCACCATCGGCGGCGTCACCCTCGCCAAATTCGGAGCCGTCTGGTGCTTCGGCATCAATGCCCTAAGCTTCCTCGCCGTCATCTTCACCCTCACCAAGGTCGCCCCCAGACCTCCGGCAATGACTCACAAGGAACCCATCCTCGAAAGCATGAAGGTTGGCCTTCGTTTCATCCGCGACAACAGCGCCATGCGCAGCCTCGTCGCGCTCGCCTTCCTCATGACTCTGCTCGGCGTCCCGCTGCTCACCTTCCTCCCGGTGGTCGCCGAACGCGTCTACCATCTCGGCGAAGACGCTTATTCGTCAATGCTCGTCATCTCTGGAATCGGTAGCGTCGTGGGAGGCATCTTTGTGGCCGCCACCAGCAACTACCAGAAGAAAGGCCTGCTCTCGCTGGTCGCTCTCGGCACCCTCGGCGCACTGATTTTCGGCTTCGGCATCGCCCCCAACTTCTACGTCAGCCTTGTCATGCTTTTCTGCGCCGGAGCCGCGCTCATCGCCTGCTTCGGCCTCGTTTCCTCACTCGTGCAGGCCATCGTACAGGATTCCATGCGCGGCCGCGTGATGAGTGTCTACAACGTCGCCTTCCGCGGCGGCATGCCCTTCGGCGCTTTCGCTGCGGGCAAAGCCATCGAAAGCTTCGGCGTCCAGCAAGTCCTCGCCGCCAACGGCCTGCTGCTCATGCTCATCACCGGCATCTTCTTCTTCACCCAACGCCGCCTCGCCCGCCTCTAG
- a CDS encoding IS481 family transposase: protein MSDNQKLIKARIGLLQLAQELGNIKAACQRAGISRSHFYEIKEAYEKHGAEGLELKQRRAPRMPNQTPPELEKQILEMTAQYPTYSYIRIADQLRLVGIGVSAPAVRGVWVRHGITLRLQRLLWLDKKTATEGGVLTEQAKRLLQKHQGRNVDPEQHIAAPHSGYLLCQDTYFVGTIKGVGKVYMQTVIDAHCSQAFAKVYLSKMPITAADTLNDRVIPFYDDEKVGIERLLTDNGREYCGLEARHPFEIYLAINQIRHKRTQIASPQSNGFCERFHRTIKEEFYSIKFRQKLYQSVAELQDDLDAYLSFYNRQRPHHGYRTQGRTPYQAFLDGKIAQAQPMAA from the coding sequence ATGAGCGACAACCAGAAGCTTATCAAAGCCCGCATTGGACTGCTCCAACTCGCCCAGGAACTGGGCAACATCAAGGCCGCTTGCCAGCGAGCCGGCATCAGTCGGAGCCACTTCTACGAGATCAAGGAAGCCTACGAGAAGCACGGCGCCGAGGGTCTAGAGCTCAAGCAACGCCGAGCTCCCCGGATGCCGAATCAGACTCCGCCCGAGCTTGAAAAGCAGATCCTCGAGATGACGGCGCAGTATCCGACCTACAGTTACATCCGCATTGCCGACCAGCTTCGTTTGGTCGGCATCGGTGTCTCTGCCCCCGCCGTCCGAGGGGTCTGGGTGCGGCACGGCATCACTCTCCGACTGCAGCGTTTGCTCTGGCTCGACAAGAAGACCGCCACCGAAGGCGGCGTGCTGACGGAGCAAGCCAAGCGGCTCCTGCAGAAGCATCAGGGCCGAAACGTGGATCCGGAGCAACATATCGCTGCACCGCATTCTGGCTATCTGCTTTGCCAGGACACCTACTTTGTAGGCACGATCAAAGGCGTCGGCAAGGTCTACATGCAGACGGTCATTGACGCACACTGCTCGCAAGCCTTCGCCAAGGTCTATCTCAGCAAGATGCCGATCACTGCGGCAGACACACTGAATGATCGAGTCATCCCCTTCTATGACGATGAGAAGGTGGGGATCGAGAGGCTGCTCACCGACAATGGCCGTGAGTACTGTGGGCTCGAAGCCCGTCATCCCTTCGAGATCTATCTGGCCATCAACCAGATCCGCCACAAGAGAACACAAATCGCCTCCCCTCAATCCAACGGCTTCTGTGAGCGCTTCCATCGGACCATCAAGGAAGAGTTTTACAGCATCAAGTTCCGGCAGAAACTCTATCAGTCTGTGGCTGAGCTACAGGATGATCTGGACGCCTATCTGAGCTTCTACAATCGCCAGCGCCCCCATCATGGATATCGGACTCAAGGCCGAACGCCATACCAGGCTTTCCTCGATGGGAAAATCGCCCAGGCGCAACCTATGGCAGCATGA
- a CDS encoding terminase large subunit domain-containing protein, translating to MELGFARCTLAARLDPATFASKFLGIEPDGKQAIVLRTPARQLILNCSRQWGKSTVSSILALHQAYFTPKSLVLVVSPTLRQSGELIRKIIGYLPALGIRKKSDGVNTLSVELPNASRIVGLPGKDGTIRGFSGTSLLLIDEAAQVGDSLYRSVRPFLAASDKGRLILMSTPYGTRGFFWEEWERGEGWQRLRTAADECPRIDPEFLDRERKSMGESWFKQEYLCHFLENENTYLSRAWVEAAFTREVRALSL from the coding sequence ATGGAACTCGGATTTGCCAGATGCACTCTCGCTGCGCGGCTCGACCCGGCCACCTTCGCCAGCAAATTCCTGGGCATCGAGCCAGACGGCAAGCAGGCGATCGTCCTCCGCACCCCAGCGCGGCAGCTCATCCTGAACTGCTCGCGCCAATGGGGCAAGTCCACCGTCTCGAGCATCCTCGCGCTGCACCAGGCCTACTTCACGCCCAAGAGCCTCGTCCTCGTCGTCAGCCCCACGCTGCGCCAATCAGGCGAGCTCATCCGCAAGATCATCGGCTATCTCCCCGCGCTGGGCATCCGAAAGAAGTCCGACGGCGTCAACACCCTTTCGGTAGAACTCCCCAATGCCTCGCGCATCGTGGGTCTGCCCGGCAAAGACGGCACCATCCGTGGCTTCTCCGGCACCAGTCTCCTCCTCATCGACGAGGCCGCGCAGGTCGGCGACAGCCTCTACCGCAGCGTCCGCCCCTTCCTCGCCGCCTCCGACAAAGGCCGCCTCATCCTCATGTCCACACCCTACGGAACCCGCGGCTTCTTCTGGGAAGAATGGGAGCGCGGCGAAGGCTGGCAGCGCCTCAGAACCGCAGCAGACGAATGCCCCCGCATCGACCCCGAATTCCTCGATCGCGAACGCAAATCGATGGGCGAAAGCTGGTTCAAACAGGAATACCTCTGCCACTTCCTCGAGAACGAGAACACCTATCTATCCCGCGCCTGGGTCGAAGCCGCCTTCACGCGCGAGGTCCGCGCCCTCTCTCTTTAG
- a CDS encoding aminoglycoside 3'-phosphotransferase, whose amino-acid sequence MEIQKTPILIGCSGAAVVRLEDAEGRVWIEKSGEVEQEGAVLAWCQGRLPVPQILSCEPGLLRMSVVPGVDLTELPWQTSVAVLVEALEQIHALPVAGCPFSASWELRLREAEERLAAGLVDDCSPEVAAAILKELHALPPLPDVVCFTHGDACLPNFLAAEGRLSGMVDLGRAGLTHPAQDWALALRSVRSDFGLEAEEMLLAHVPAHCRDEQLLYRFRMLDELF is encoded by the coding sequence ATGGAGATACAAAAGACGCCAATTTTGATTGGGTGCTCTGGTGCGGCTGTGGTTCGTCTGGAAGATGCGGAGGGGCGGGTTTGGATTGAGAAATCAGGAGAGGTGGAACAAGAAGGCGCTGTGCTCGCCTGGTGCCAGGGGCGCTTGCCAGTGCCGCAGATTCTATCGTGCGAGCCTGGGTTGCTACGGATGTCGGTGGTGCCTGGCGTCGATCTGACCGAACTGCCTTGGCAGACGAGTGTGGCGGTGCTGGTGGAGGCTTTGGAACAGATTCACGCCCTGCCTGTTGCCGGGTGTCCGTTTTCAGCAAGTTGGGAATTGCGATTGCGTGAGGCCGAAGAGCGCTTGGCCGCAGGGTTGGTGGATGACTGTAGTCCGGAGGTTGCTGCTGCGATTCTGAAGGAACTGCATGCGTTGCCGCCGTTGCCGGACGTTGTCTGTTTCACGCATGGCGATGCGTGTTTGCCGAACTTTCTCGCCGCGGAGGGCAGACTGTCGGGGATGGTTGATCTTGGACGCGCGGGGCTGACGCATCCGGCTCAGGATTGGGCGCTTGCTCTGCGTAGCGTTCGCTCTGATTTTGGCTTGGAGGCCGAAGAGATGCTGCTTGCCCATGTGCCTGCGCATTGCAGGGACGAGCAGTTGCTCTATCGCTTCCGGATGTTGGATGAGTTGTTTTAG
- a CDS encoding HEAT repeat domain-containing protein, with protein sequence MPLRLPGTTLSSTLRHAWPGLERVVDQQAEPFIRLEVSLMNIIRINVAFLALSLNSLLGQQLNWEKLFDGLTNDNLTISDAARAETFGTVIPRLVTEDVGSLKLELKDLLPQFNRNEKIRLQASGFLYTVSFGRKDSALALEEWFPILMKQLNDPHLRVRYNAALTISALQPSIPVIFMEPLRNATENEDARTAVAAVSGLGRLAATNEQAATLLDSMVTTAPRPELKLAALNTIYRQQLRQPRYATAAIAALDDSDSNVVKEAVRTLELFAPSITKRVTPKIRELQLRTKDTELRDLAQRLLQHMER encoded by the coding sequence ATGCCTTTACGCCTGCCGGGAACCACCCTATCCTCGACATTGCGCCATGCTTGGCCGGGATTGGAACGCGTAGTGGATCAACAAGCGGAACCATTTATTAGACTCGAGGTATCTTTAATGAACATAATTCGAATCAATGTTGCTTTTCTGGCACTTTCACTTAACTCGTTACTCGGGCAACAGCTAAACTGGGAAAAACTATTCGACGGACTGACAAATGACAATCTGACCATAAGCGACGCGGCTAGAGCCGAGACATTTGGGACAGTAATTCCTCGATTGGTAACAGAGGACGTTGGAAGCTTGAAGTTAGAGCTCAAGGATCTTCTTCCTCAGTTCAACCGAAATGAGAAAATCCGACTCCAAGCTTCTGGATTTCTCTACACCGTATCTTTCGGTAGGAAAGATAGCGCGCTGGCATTGGAGGAGTGGTTTCCTATTTTGATGAAGCAATTGAACGACCCGCATCTCCGGGTCCGCTACAACGCTGCACTCACCATTTCGGCACTTCAACCCAGCATTCCTGTCATTTTTATGGAGCCACTTAGAAACGCTACGGAGAACGAGGACGCCCGCACAGCGGTCGCCGCTGTCTCCGGATTGGGGCGACTCGCGGCAACCAATGAACAAGCGGCGACACTCTTGGACAGCATGGTGACTACTGCCCCTCGACCTGAACTTAAGCTTGCTGCGCTCAACACAATCTACCGGCAACAATTGCGGCAACCTCGCTACGCAACGGCCGCCATAGCTGCATTAGACGACAGCGATTCAAATGTGGTTAAAGAAGCAGTGCGAACACTGGAACTATTCGCACCATCAATAACCAAACGAGTCACGCCCAAGATTCGAGAACTGCAGCTTCGGACCAAAGATACCGAACTACGGGATCTAGCACAACGCCTGCTCCAGCACATGGAACGGTAA
- a CDS encoding arylsulfatase — MMTRRGVLPLLAAPVLAATRKPNVIFILTDDQGYGDLSLNGNQHLQTPHIDSLAKDGVRFTHFHSAPVCSPTRSCLLTGRYNYRTGVVDTYLGRSMMHGDEVTLAEMLKPAGYKTGIFGKWHLGDNYPLRSIDQGFEDSLVLNGGGLVQPGDVPEAFSGVRPSYFDPVLSRNGKWEPQKGYCTDIYFREAMRFIDENQAKPFFCYIPTNAPHTPLEVAPELVAPFLKMALDDVTAKIYGMVKNIDDNVGLLLAHLKKRQLERDTIVVFMTDNGPQQKRFNAGLRGLKTTPYEGGVRVPFLMRWPGKIAPGTVVDRLAAHIDVAPTFLEMTGVKTKSKMDGRSLLPLLSAKKTEWKDREIFLQWHRGDEPRAFENSAVVTQRYKLVNGSELYDLETDPGESKDLAREQPERVTKLRAAYEVWFRDVSGTRGYAPPRIVFDGQSTVLLTRQDWRGPKATWTPEGLGHWEVKVESAGPYDVSLLFAPSAQSRELEASWLGKHTLKPGQKRLDLKGVSLPLGEARFECHPGLDYAWFRRAGS; from the coding sequence ATGATGACGAGAAGAGGTGTGCTGCCGTTGTTGGCCGCACCAGTACTGGCTGCAACGCGCAAGCCGAATGTGATTTTTATCCTGACCGATGACCAGGGCTATGGGGATCTTTCGCTGAACGGGAATCAGCATCTGCAGACTCCACATATTGATTCTTTGGCCAAAGATGGAGTTCGGTTTACTCACTTTCATTCGGCGCCGGTTTGCAGTCCGACGCGGTCCTGCCTGCTGACGGGACGTTACAACTATCGGACCGGGGTGGTGGATACCTATCTCGGCCGGAGCATGATGCATGGGGACGAAGTGACGCTGGCTGAGATGCTGAAGCCCGCGGGTTATAAGACCGGCATCTTTGGCAAGTGGCATCTGGGGGATAACTATCCGCTTCGCTCGATCGATCAGGGCTTTGAGGACAGCCTGGTGCTGAACGGCGGCGGGCTGGTGCAGCCGGGAGATGTGCCGGAAGCATTCAGCGGCGTGAGGCCTTCCTACTTTGATCCGGTGCTGAGCCGCAATGGGAAGTGGGAGCCGCAGAAGGGCTATTGCACCGATATCTACTTTCGCGAGGCGATGCGCTTTATCGATGAGAATCAGGCGAAGCCGTTCTTCTGCTACATCCCGACCAATGCGCCCCATACGCCGCTTGAGGTGGCTCCGGAACTGGTGGCTCCGTTCTTGAAGATGGCGCTGGATGATGTGACCGCCAAGATCTATGGCATGGTCAAGAACATTGATGACAATGTCGGGCTGTTGCTGGCGCATCTGAAGAAGCGGCAACTGGAGCGCGACACCATCGTGGTTTTTATGACCGATAACGGGCCGCAGCAGAAGCGTTTTAATGCGGGTCTGCGGGGCTTGAAGACGACGCCCTATGAGGGTGGGGTGAGGGTTCCTTTTCTGATGCGGTGGCCGGGGAAGATTGCTCCGGGGACCGTGGTGGATCGGCTGGCCGCGCACATTGACGTTGCTCCGACCTTTCTTGAGATGACGGGTGTGAAGACGAAGTCGAAGATGGATGGGCGGAGTTTGTTGCCGCTGCTTAGTGCCAAGAAGACGGAGTGGAAGGATCGCGAGATCTTCTTGCAGTGGCATCGCGGGGATGAGCCACGGGCCTTTGAGAATTCGGCGGTTGTGACACAGCGCTATAAGTTGGTGAACGGTTCTGAGTTGTATGACCTTGAGACCGATCCGGGGGAATCGAAAGACCTCGCCCGGGAGCAGCCGGAGCGTGTGACGAAGTTACGTGCCGCTTATGAAGTCTGGTTCCGCGATGTTTCTGGGACGCGCGGGTATGCGCCGCCACGGATTGTGTTTGATGGCCAGTCGACCGTGTTGCTGACGCGTCAGGATTGGCGCGGACCGAAGGCGACCTGGACGCCAGAGGGACTGGGGCATTGGGAAGTGAAGGTGGAGTCTGCCGGGCCTTATGACGTGTCGCTGTTGTTTGCTCCTTCGGCTCAATCTCGGGAGTTAGAGGCGTCTTGGTTGGGCAAACATACGCTGAAGCCGGGTCAGAAACGCCTTGATTTGAAGGGGGTTTCGCTGCCGCTCGGAGAGGCGCGCTTTGAGTGCCATCCGGGGCTGGATTATGCGTGGTTCCGGCGGGCGGGGAGCTAG
- a CDS encoding VOC family protein, which translates to MFQGLEHTAIASPNPKRLADWYVEHLEFRINFEYAGNYFVKASNGSMLEIIPSEGEAGPNEMKTPGIRHFAIASDDFDAAYAFLQSKNVTFTGEPFTNQGNKLVFFKDADGNLCHLIQRETPLP; encoded by the coding sequence ATGTTCCAAGGTCTAGAACACACCGCAATCGCTTCCCCGAACCCCAAGCGCCTCGCTGACTGGTACGTCGAGCACCTCGAGTTCCGTATTAACTTCGAGTACGCCGGCAATTACTTCGTCAAGGCGAGCAACGGCTCTATGCTGGAAATCATCCCCAGCGAAGGGGAAGCTGGCCCCAACGAGATGAAGACGCCCGGCATCCGTCACTTCGCCATTGCTAGCGACGATTTCGACGCCGCCTACGCCTTCCTCCAGAGCAAGAACGTCACCTTCACCGGTGAACCCTTCACCAATCAGGGAAACAAGCTGGTCTTCTTCAAGGATGCCGACGGCAACCTCTGCCACCTCATCCAGCGTGAAACGCCTCTTCCCTAA